Genomic segment of Aliiroseovarius sp. M344:
ATCCACCGTCAGCCAAAACGGACCCGCGTTCTTTGACCGAACTTTCTCGGCGATGTCTTTCAGGGCGGTCATTGTCCGACCTCCTCGGTCGTCAGGCGAAAGGCGTCCATGGGGTCCGCCAAGGCAAGAACATGGTTCAGGCAGAACTCATATACCGCACCCCGCGGCATTTCCGGCGGCGAGAACGGAAAGGCGAAGGTCGGCATCTCTTCCTGCTCGGTCAGCGGGTGGTGCAACAGATAGGGGTTCAGCATCTTGGCGACTTCACGCGACAGCGCCTCTGTCTCGGCGGTGACGATGCCCATAACGCCAAGTTCGCTTCCGGGGCGCGCATGGGTGTCCAACGCCCCAAGCGTGGCATCCGCTCCGATGATCCGCAGCTCTATCTGGAAATCGCCGTCGACCCGCGCCGACGCCTTGGCGGTGCATTTGGCGTGAATGTCATCGATCCACTTTCGGATATTTTCGACATAGTGCGCGTCACGCACAAAAACGAGCGACACGGTCTGAAACCCGACCCGCCGTGCGCCTTCTAACTTGACGGTGTAGGGTTGGGTTTGCACCCACTGGCTCCCCGTCACCCGCACGCGACGATCATCAAGCGCTTCGTATTGTGCGCCAGTGACGTCCAGATACCCGCCGGGCTCATACAGCCGGTAAGGGTCGCTGTTCTCATACAACATGTGCGCCGACACCGTGTGGGGCGTGGCGCGCGCATCCTTGCCCATGGGCGTGATGGTGAACCCATCCGCATCGAACTCGATCAAGATCGTGCCGGTGTTGGGACTGGTCGTCGCCAAAGCCCCACATTCGCCAATCTTCGCCCCGTGCCAGACGCCGCCCGCGTGGCATCCGCGCGCCAGCGGCAACGCCGAGATGATGGCGGTGTCCGTGGTCCGCCCCGCAATTACGATATCCGCGCCGGTCTCAAGCGCGGCCTGTATTTGCTCAGCCCCCGCCAGCGCCACGATATTCGTGCAGTCGCAGAGCAGGTCCGCTGCGATTTCGGGCGCTGGGGTCAGTGGTGTTATCCGCCCTTCTTCAAGTGCTTTTGCCATAGCATCGCCATCCTGCCCGCTTTTCAGCACCGCCAAAGACAAACGTTCACCACGCTCGGCGGCGATCTCGCGGGTGATCTCGACCAGCCAATCGACCGCATCATCCGCTCCACAGGTGCCTGCTGTGCCGATGACAAGTGGCACACCTGCCTCGGCCCGCGCGGCCATCAAATCAGCCCATTCGGCCTTTGTGGAATTGCGCGAATATTTCGACGTTCCGGTACCAAGGTAATGGGGCCCCGAGTCGGTCGAGCCCCCATCTATTGCAATAATGTCCGGTTGCGACGCAATCCCTCGGGCCAGAGCTTCCCGGTCATATCCCAGACCCAGCGCACCCGAGGGGATAAGCACTTTCACCATCAGTCCGTGACCCGCTGCGGTTTTTTCAGAACATTGCGCAGGAACATCGGAGCGACGAACCCAAGGAAGGCGACGACCCAAAGCCCGATGGAAATGTTCGACGAGAACAGGAATTTCCAATCCCCGCTCGACAGCACCATGGCGCGACGCAAGGCATCTTCCATATGGCCGCCCAGAAGGATGCCGAGGATAACCGGCACCGTGGGCACATCCAGTTTGCGCAGGACATATCCAAGCACGCCAAAGGCAACCATCAATACCAAGTCGAAATAGCTGCCCGAAAGGGAATAGATGCCAACAAAACTGATCATCGTGACGCCTGGCAGCAGCACCCAAGGTGGCACTGACAGGATTTTCACGAAAATCTTCACCATCGGCACGTTCATCAAAAGAAGTACGAAGTTCGCGATCAGAAGCGATGCGATCAGGCCCCAGACAACCTCGGGCCGTTCGGTGAACAGCATCGGGCCGGGGGTGATGTTAAGCGTCATCAACAGCGCAAGCAAAACCGCAGTCGTGCCGGACCCCGGAACACCCAACGTCAGCATGGGCACCAGCGCGCCACCAGCCGCAGCATTGTTGCCCGCCTCAGGTGCTGCGACGCCTTTTGGAACACCGGTGCCGAAGCCTCCGTTTTCACCGGCAATGGATTTCTCGGACATATAGGCCAGAAAGCTGCCCAAGGACGCGCCAGCCCCCGGCAGCACACCCGCGATGAAACCTACGACAGAGGACCGTAGCATGGTCCAACCAGACTCCATGATGTCCTTAACCGGGATCGTAACTTTTTCAAGCTTCACACCGATCGAGGTGTTCTTGCCGTGGCTTTCGATGAAGAAGAACACTTCGGCAATGGCAAACAGACCGACAATGGCGACCAAGAAGTCAATGCCGTCAAATAGGTGCATGTTGCCGCCGGTCAGGCGCGGCAGGCCGGAGTTGTTGTCCACCCCGATCATCGCGATGCCCAAACCGATACAGGACGCAATTGCAGCCTTGGCTTGGTTGTTCGACGCCATGCCGCCCAGCGTTGCGAAGGCCAACAGGTAAAGTGCGAAATATTCAGCAGGACCAAACAGGAACGCCACCCGCGCCAGCAAAGGGGCCAGCAGCATAAGCCCGATGGTTGCCAGAAACGCGCCAACGAACGAGGCAACACCGGACAGGACCAGCGCGTCACCAGCCCGGCCAGCTTTGGCCATTGGATAACCATCCAGCGTGGTCATCAACGCAGGCTCGTCGCCGGGAATGTTCAGAAGGATCGAACTGATCCGCCCACCATACATCGCGCCGTAGTAAACGGACGTCATCAGGACCAGCGCAGAGGTCGCATCCAGCCCCATGGTGAAGGTCAGCGGGATCAGGATCGCCACACCATTCGACGGGCCAAGACCCGGAAGCGCACCAATGATCGTGCCGATGAAGCAGCCGACCACCGCCAGCATCAAGGTGAACGGCGACAGCGCGATGTCAAAGCCGATCGCGAGATTAGAAAGCAGTTCCATGGGAATATCCTCAGCCGGTCAGGGACTTGGGAAAGGGCACAAGGCCAAGACCCAGCGCGAATTTGAAGATTATGAACAGGCCGATCGACAGGCCGATCCCGGCAAGCACAGCGCGGCTTGCGCGCGGCTCGATCTGATAGCTTAAGATGGCGGCAGTGATCGCGGTTGGAACGATGAAACCAAGCGGTTTCAGCGCATACGCGTATCCAACCAGCACAACGACAGCCAATCCAAGGGATCCGAACGTCGCCAAAGTCGGCCATTCAGGGTCGGGGTCCGGCTTGAAAACCAGAATGATCCCACACAGGGCCGCGACACATCCAACCAGGATCGGGAAGGTTCTCGGGCCTACCGGATCCGCCATGAAGCTGGACTGGATCTGAGTGGCGCTGGCAACATAAGCCAGCGCCACCAGGGTCACGACCGCTCCGAAGATACGGTCAGAGGCCATTACTGGATCACTCCGATCTCTTTCGACAGGGTGCGGATTTCAGCCACGACACCATCGACATAGGATTGGAAATCACCACCAACTTTGGTGAAGGGGGCCAGACCATTTGCGACCATGGCTTCCTGCCATTCGGCGCTGTCAGCAACCTTCTGTAGACGATCGGCCCACATGTTGAAGTCATCATCGCTGATGCCTTTGGGCACATAAAGACCGCGCCAGTTCACGGCAACAACATCGATGCCTTGTTCTTTCGCAGTCGGGATGTCGTCAAAACCCGGCACGCGTTCTTCGGTCAGAACAGCAATCGCGCGCACGTCGCCGGATTTCAGGAAACCCACAACCTCGGACATGTCGCCCGACATGGCTTGGGTGAACCCACCAACGGTTTGCGTGATCGCATCCGCACCACCATCGACGCCGATGTACTTCACGGCAGTTACATCTGTGACGCCAGCGCGCTGCAGAATCATCAATGGCTTCAAGTGGTCAAACCCACCAACAGCAGAGCCGCCTGCAAAGGCGATTGTGCCGGGCTCGGCCTTGATGGCGTCAACCAGATCGGTGAGGGACTGATAGGGGCTGTCTGCAGCGACAACAATCACACCCGGGTCAGCACCGATAGCTCCCACAAAACGAACCTGATCTGCCGTCATACCGGCATAGGCGTTCTGGGCCAGACGGGTCGAGGTCGCAGAAGACGCAGCAACAATCAGTTCGGCGTCGTCATTGCGTTCTGACACAACATGGTTGAAGGCAAGTCCGCCACCGGCACCTGCCATGTTGGTGACCTGAACAGGTTTGTCCACCGCCCCGATGTCATACATGATTTTGCCGATCTGACGGCATGTAAAGTCCCAGCCACCGCCGGGGTTGGCCGGTGCAATACACTCAGCAGCGGTTGCCGCCGTTGTGGCCCCAAGACCCAAAACAGCACTGGTCGCCAGCGCCTTGAAAAGACGTTTTGTCATTGTTTCCTCCCATTTGACACGGGCGTGTTGCCCGCTCATGCTCTAGCCAAACGCCCCAACCTGACACCAACCTGTCACGCACCGAAAAAGGCCCCCGCTCATGCGCTTCCTTCTGATCGAGGACAATTTGAAGCTTGCCGGCGTGATCGTGGAGCGTCTGCAACTTGATGGCCA
This window contains:
- a CDS encoding DUF1446 domain-containing protein; amino-acid sequence: MVKVLIPSGALGLGYDREALARGIASQPDIIAIDGGSTDSGPHYLGTGTSKYSRNSTKAEWADLMAARAEAGVPLVIGTAGTCGADDAVDWLVEITREIAAERGERLSLAVLKSGQDGDAMAKALEEGRITPLTPAPEIAADLLCDCTNIVALAGAEQIQAALETGADIVIAGRTTDTAIISALPLARGCHAGGVWHGAKIGECGALATTSPNTGTILIEFDADGFTITPMGKDARATPHTVSAHMLYENSDPYRLYEPGGYLDVTGAQYEALDDRRVRVTGSQWVQTQPYTVKLEGARRVGFQTVSLVFVRDAHYVENIRKWIDDIHAKCTAKASARVDGDFQIELRIIGADATLGALDTHARPGSELGVMGIVTAETEALSREVAKMLNPYLLHHPLTEQEEMPTFAFPFSPPEMPRGAVYEFCLNHVLALADPMDAFRLTTEEVGQ
- a CDS encoding tripartite tricarboxylate transporter TctB family protein: MASDRIFGAVVTLVALAYVASATQIQSSFMADPVGPRTFPILVGCVAALCGIILVFKPDPDPEWPTLATFGSLGLAVVVLVGYAYALKPLGFIVPTAITAAILSYQIEPRASRAVLAGIGLSIGLFIIFKFALGLGLVPFPKSLTG
- a CDS encoding tripartite tricarboxylate transporter permease encodes the protein MELLSNLAIGFDIALSPFTLMLAVVGCFIGTIIGALPGLGPSNGVAILIPLTFTMGLDATSALVLMTSVYYGAMYGGRISSILLNIPGDEPALMTTLDGYPMAKAGRAGDALVLSGVASFVGAFLATIGLMLLAPLLARVAFLFGPAEYFALYLLAFATLGGMASNNQAKAAIASCIGLGIAMIGVDNNSGLPRLTGGNMHLFDGIDFLVAIVGLFAIAEVFFFIESHGKNTSIGVKLEKVTIPVKDIMESGWTMLRSSVVGFIAGVLPGAGASLGSFLAYMSEKSIAGENGGFGTGVPKGVAAPEAGNNAAAGGALVPMLTLGVPGSGTTAVLLALLMTLNITPGPMLFTERPEVVWGLIASLLIANFVLLLMNVPMVKIFVKILSVPPWVLLPGVTMISFVGIYSLSGSYFDLVLMVAFGVLGYVLRKLDVPTVPVILGILLGGHMEDALRRAMVLSSGDWKFLFSSNISIGLWVVAFLGFVAPMFLRNVLKKPQRVTD
- a CDS encoding Bug family tripartite tricarboxylate transporter substrate binding protein, with translation MTKRLFKALATSAVLGLGATTAATAAECIAPANPGGGWDFTCRQIGKIMYDIGAVDKPVQVTNMAGAGGGLAFNHVVSERNDDAELIVAASSATSTRLAQNAYAGMTADQVRFVGAIGADPGVIVVAADSPYQSLTDLVDAIKAEPGTIAFAGGSAVGGFDHLKPLMILQRAGVTDVTAVKYIGVDGGADAITQTVGGFTQAMSGDMSEVVGFLKSGDVRAIAVLTEERVPGFDDIPTAKEQGIDVVAVNWRGLYVPKGISDDDFNMWADRLQKVADSAEWQEAMVANGLAPFTKVGGDFQSYVDGVVAEIRTLSKEIGVIQ